The DNA segment ACGCGTGGGTGCTGGTGGTGGTATCGGAACACCGGAAGCGGCGCTCGCCGCATTTAACATGGGCGCAGCTTACATCGTACTGGGCTCGGTTAATCAGGCTTGTGTCGAAGCTGGTGCATCTGAATATACGCGTAAACTGTTAGCTACCGTTGAAATGGCCGATGTAACGATGGCGCCAGCGGCAGATATGTTTGAAATGGGCGTTAAGCTACAGGTATTAAAACGTGGTTCTATGTTCGCTATGCGTGCGAAGAAACTCTATGACCTGTATGTGACTTATGACTCGATTGAAGACATTCCTGCAGCAGAACGTGAGAAGATTGAAAAGCAGATCTTCCGTGCCAACCTTGACGAGATCTGGGATGGTACGATCGCGTTCTTTGCTGAGCGTGATCCAGAAATGCTAGAACGTGCGAAAAGCAGTCCTAAGCGTAAAATGGCACTTATCTTTCGTTGGTATCTTGGTCTTTCTTCACGCTGGTCTAATACCGGTGAGAAGGGACGCGAAATGGATTATCAGATCTGGGCTGGCCCAAGTTTAGGTGCATTTAACAGCTGGGTGAAAGGTTCTTACCTTGAAGACTATACTCGCCGTGGCGCTGTAGATGTTGCCTTGCACATGCTTAAAGGTGCTGCGTATTTACAACGTGTAAACCAGTTGAAATTGCAAGGCGTTAGCTTGAGTACAGAATTGGCAAGTTATCGCACAAGTGATTAATGTTGATTAGTTTCATTTATATATTAAAGCTTCTGCCGGAGGGGGAATCCCTTCCGCTATCACTGGATTCACTGCAACGCGTATTGGTGGATAAACATATTTCGCGCTTTACGTTAATCGTAAATTTATTTCTGTAGGCATTATGTGCTGAAATGGAATATACTTTAGATTGAAAAGTGATAATTTGTCATGTAGCATCAACAGTAATAGTTAGTTTCTCTCAGGATCGCGAGTCATGAAAAGTCAAAACAAAAAAGTAACTCAAAAAATGATATACAGGGCAGTTGCTAGCTCTACAGCTATTGAAACAAGAGCTTCTGTAAGTTCGATAGAAAAAAAGCTCAAAGCTAACAAGCATAAATACAGTTCACTATCACTAGCCTGCTAGTATATCTCTAACTAATCGCTCCATATGCTGGTAGTCGTGTGATACACCAGCTTGAATGGAGGCTATATAAAAATCTTTATTTTTATCCCAAAGGCTATAATCTAACAAGCCAAATCCAGCTTTGTTGCAGATACTGTCCATCAGTAGTCGACTCATACGACCATTCCCTTCACGAAAAGGGTGTATTAAGATAAATTCAATATGGCTGCGAGCTAAGTATGATATTAACTCTTCCTGATTCATATTCGGTAAATGTTTAAATTGGGATAAGTATTCGGTTTCAAATAGATCTATACAACGACCAATTTGAAGCGGTGAAGCGAACTGAAATCCGCCTTTCCCCATATCAACATTTCTAATTTTCCCAGCCCATTTATAGACATTACCAAGCCATTGTCGATGCCAGGTTGAAATGTTTTCAAAAGAAAAATTGTCTGCTTCGGGAGTGTTAGTGGTAAAATATTTTTCGTATAGTTTTGTTAACAGTATCGCTTCAATATCATTCATTTCTATTACGTCAATAATATCGAGAATGTTTGCCATTACGGTGTCGTTAGACCCTGGCTGATATTGAGTTTCAGAAGAGTCGATTTCATATTTAGTCATAAATGGGTGACATATTTGGGATTCGTAATATGAGTTTAAAGCACATACCAAACAATTCAACTTAATTTGGTTCACCATACGCGTGAAGAAACTTTATGACCTGGACTCAATTAAAGACATTCCGGCAGCAGATCTTCCGTTCAAACCTTGACGAGATCTGGGATGGTACGATAGCGTTCTTTGCTGAGCGTGATCCAGAAATGCTAGCACGTGCGAAAAGTAGTCCTAAGCGTAAAATGGCACTGATCTTCCGTTGGTATCTTGGTCTTTCTTCATGTTGGTCAAATACCGGCGAGAAGGGACGTGAAATGGATTACCAGATTTGGGCAGGTCCAATTAGGTGCATTTAACAGCTGGGTGAAAGGTTCTTACCTTGAAGACTATACTCGCCGTGGCGCTGTTGATGTTGCCTTGCACATGCTTAAAGGTGCCGCGTATTTAGAACGTGTAAATCAGTTGAAATTGCAAGGTGTTAGCTTAAGTACTGAATTGGCGAGCTATCGTACAAGTGATTAATGTTGATTAGTGACAATGATTAATAAAAGCGCCTGAGGGTGCGAATATTACCCCGTTATCACAGGCTTATTCCCTGTTAACGGGGTTTTTTTATGTGTAATGAATAGCAGTAATGGCACTCACAAGTACTAATTATTAATTGCGTATATATTGGCTTTACTTAAAAACCCCATTTCCGACACACCCTATTTTAACTTTCCCATACCTTTTCGCATCTTGTTTTCTCGATATGGAATGAAGTATTGCCGTGTTATTTGGTCTGCTCTAGCGTGGCCTAAGTCTGAATCAATCATAATTAAGTGTCGATGTTCTGCAGCACCAGTTTTAAGCTGTTGACCATGGTAGTGAACCACAACACTTGGCTTCATTAAGAATTAAGTTATTGCTCGGAAGAAATTTTATTTTCAATTTCTTGACTCAAATTTTGCGTAGCAGGATTATCAGGAAATAACTTAGCTGCTTTTTTGGCAAACAACAAAGCTTCTTCAAAGCGACCTAAATCGCGTAAAACTTCAGCATAAGTTGTCACATGAAAGTGTCCAGGTTCGATAGAAAGCGATTTCTCACACCAGGTTATAGCTTCATCGGGGCGTTTCTGATTTAACAGGAAAACAGCGTAGTTACCCAGAATATCGGTGTTTTCCGGCTCAATGGCCAACGCTTTCTGGTAATGCTCTTCCGCCTCTAGATATCGCTCCATTTGACTCAACAGGTTTGCGTAGTTACCCCAAATACGTGCATGGTTGGGCTCAATGGCTAACGCTTTCAGGTAATGCTCTTTAGCCTCTGGGTATCGTTGTTCACTTCTTAATAGTTCAGCATAGTTATTTATCAATTGATAAGACTCAGGCAACTGCTTAAGTGCCGCCTGATATTGTTTTTCTTTTTCATTAATATCATCAAGTGTATTAATATAGAGAATCCAATCAACCCAGTCGCGTTGTTCAACAGAAACATGTGTAGTGAGCTGTTCTTTTAGCTCTGAAGAACCATGCTCACTCATATCAATAACTTGCTTATCAAGTGTATTTAGTAATTTTTTCGTACGAGCTTCGACTTTCTCTTTTTGCTTCTCTCGGTCATAACCTAAAACGTCACCAATTCTGAGCATCAACTCGTCAAATCCAGGCGTTGCCACTAATACTCCATTGTGCATCTCCATCAGCCCTTGAATATCTTGATTTGGTTCTTCACCTTTTTCGTAATAACACCAGAAAGGGCGTCCAGAGATGTCTCTCTTATCTAAACCTTTTAGAAAGTCCATCAAACTCCCATCATTACCACCATAGCCAATGAAGATCGGAGTATAGAATTTAAAAATATTTTTCAAAGCTCCAGTCCACTGACTTGCTAACTTCGCTACACCATCTTCAGTATTTATTGGAGAGGTAAATAAATCACGATGAATCTTAGCCACAATAGAACGGCGGGACATAGGCTTCAAGTAGGAGGCGAGCGATTCATGACCAATTACATGAGGGTAGTGTTCACCATAAATCGACAAAGCATCGGCAACAAGATTGTCGAAATTAGTCGTGATGACCATATTATGTTGGCCAGACGAAAGTATCCAGGCTAA comes from the Moritella yayanosii genome and includes:
- a CDS encoding tetratricopeptide repeat protein, producing the protein MAAHSKKVNFAKEQLYERDCSGVKPDKFEQWLEKNPLEIDDWDAKNLAKHYPTIFEHCFDGDHDSGYAELERAIEQSKPSLGYAVLAWILSSGQHNMVITTNFDNLVADALSIYGEHYPHVIGHESLASYLKPMSRRSIVAKIHRDLFTSPINTEDGVAKLASQWTGALKNIFKFYTPIFIGYGGNDGSLMDFLKGLDKRDISGRPFWCYYEKGEEPNQDIQGLMEMHNGVLVATPGFDELMLRIGDVLGYDREKQKEKVEARTKKLLNTLDKQVIDMSEHGSSELKEQLTTHVSVEQRDWVDWILYINTLDDINEKEKQYQAALKQLPESYQLINNYAELLRSEQRYPEAKEHYLKALAIEPNHARIWGNYANLLSQMERYLEAEEHYQKALAIEPENTDILGNYAVFLLNQKRPDEAITWCEKSLSIEPGHFHVTTYAEVLRDLGRFEEALLFAKKAAKLFPDNPATQNLSQEIENKISSEQ
- a CDS encoding Fic/DOC family protein, which produces MTKYEIDSSETQYQPGSNDTVMANILDIIDVIEMNDIEAILLTKLYEKYFTTNTPEADNFSFENISTWHRQWLGNVYKWAGKIRNVDMGKGGFQFASPLQIGRCIDLFETEYLSQFKHLPNMNQEELISYLARSHIEFILIHPFREGNGRMSRLLMDSICNKAGFGLLDYSLWDKNKDFYIASIQAGVSHDYQHMERLVRDILAG
- a CDS encoding phage integrase: MKPSVVVHYHGQQLKTGAAEHRHLIMIDSDLGHARADQITRQYFIPYRENKMRKGMGKLK